In Magallana gigas chromosome 1, xbMagGiga1.1, whole genome shotgun sequence, the sequence tgtttaatatttccTTTTTGAATTTAAGGAATTGATATCAATTGTTTTAAGGATACTTGTTTGTAAAGAACATCAATAATGGCACATATATCcttgtttaaacaaatattcTTCATCATTGTGTTAATTTTAGAAGAAGGTGTATTCCcctattaataaaaaaaagtgcaaaagccattttgtgtttttttgttttttatttttaatgctcATCTTAaccaaaaatgtgtttttattgatGACAAATTGCCTAATAGAAACTTTCGATTTTATTTACgttatatgttgtttttttaatatgaaacatCGATTTGATAGTAATGagcatttcaaacaaaatacaagACAAAATTTAATCCTTTTCTGTGTATTGCGATGTATGTTTGAGAAAAATGAATATCGTGTAAACGATGAAAACTGTGTTTTTACTAGTATAAGGGTGACACATGCTTGGATGAGTTAATACTTTGCGCAGTTAAGTTTATACCTGAGGTGTCCAAATGTTTAGAAGCTTAACTTTATAACAGTAACAAGTGCACATACTCTTGTATTCTGCATATTTACTTCAATTAataaaggaaaattataatCTGCTAACTGGTCGTCTACGTATGGCCAATTTGCAACAGAATACTATGTACATTTGCTTATAATATTTACGCAGTAAAATGGCTACAGCATCAGACATACTTTGTTTATCtagaataactttacataaagtATACAGTCACATGCATTCGGACAACTAAAACTTAACTGATAGTCTCAAAAGGTGACCGACTGGATAGGTCAGACTTTTAGTCACCCATCTTTTTTGACTGATTAGACTATCTTCATTACATGAATAAATTACAACACAATAAGAATGTAATCTCAAAGGAACTAACCGAAAATGGGATGGCCAAAATATATCGTTCAAATTCAACATTTAATTTGGAAACGACTTAGAgcattaacaaaatatattgattgtCAAAGTTTTtcacacaatttaaaaatacccATGTTGATAtccataaatttaaaaaaaatgtgttttaatttacataatCGTTCTTATGTAGCAAAATATAGAGCGGAAAAAATCTTCAAACACGCATGTCAACAAAAACAATACCTTTACGGACGAAAAAAATCATGGAATAACATCtttaaatgctaaaaataaAGTTAGATTAAAATGTTGTGGCTAAAAAAACCCATATGTATTGAAAGAGGTGTTGGGCATTGATCGTCATTGctattacaaaacaaatgtgtgGCAAATGGAcgcaatatatataaaagaaatactGACGTGTCTTACATCTCTGAGTGTGCAACCTCAGGAACTGCAGAATTTGTTATTAGCATATGTAGTATGGTATGTTCGAGAGGTAAGAGGTAACATTGAGGTAACATACTTTCAAaacattgttttcaaatgtCCTCTGATAAAATTATGAAGCTAAATCACAAACACAACAGTTAAAATGTGAATGACACCCATCTCTCGAATCTGTTGATCTACAGTCCGTATTTTTCTCTCTATTTAACCAAGCAAATTTAACTCATGATCTCTCGAACTTCGATCTGATCCAATGTAACCTGATTACcattaaatattatattgtattcatTCTTCATAAATCGAATTTGTGTatgtatataatacatttaattgACCAACAGTATATCAATGATAGAGCAGTTGAAATATCTCTCGCATTTTTGAACTTGGGCAAGATTGATTGGCGTTGATATTCTTTCAATACATTTCAATGACAAAACGTAAAACATTGGTTATCATGCAGTATCAAAAACGTGAAGCCAAAAGGAAAACGCAAACATCttaagtaaaaatttaaaaatgttaaatgatataaacatgtattgattgtaaaattgtatttacGTTCAGTACAAAGAGACCCCCTGTATCCAGCAGAGCATCCATCGGTACAAGATCCGTCGACATTGTGGCACTGGGGTTCATTGTGACAATTACCACAGCTCTTTGAACAGTTAACCCCGTACTTTCCAGTTTCGCACTctgaattttattgaaataatgagATATGTGTCAAACAAGACTAGATATATTCTTCATAACTGTTACACATGAACGTAtaagagaggttgagatttaaaacgtgtacgggtacgtgtacgtgggttaaaactacacgtacacgtttttgtaatttatcagtAGAGATTTCATAACGTGTAGGATATAAACGTGTACGTAAATTTCGAGCACTTTGTTATTTTGACCTTAGAAATTACGTCATTTACGTCCATTGCGTTTACGTAAAACATGGCAGATGCTTTAGAAATTTTATCTTTATGTGAAAACGACGATTTGTTGCTTTTATCTACTTTTTTAAACGAAGACGACGTAAAAGGTCCATATTTGAATCTTGATTTAACTGATGGGCAGTTTTACTCATTTTCCGCTTTCAAAGAAATGACATTTCTCGTCTTTGCAATGCGTTGTCTCTGCCATTGAAGTTTCTGTGTCCAAAAGGTACTCGGGTGACTGCACATGAGAGTATGTTGATTTTGCTCAGACGTTTGTCATATCCGAACAGGTTATAAGACATGAAACCATTATTTAACCGTTCAAATTTGAACTGTCGTACATTGCCAACACTGTTCGGGATTACTTGTACATCAAACACTCTGGGAAGTTAAGTAATCTGAATCAGAGTTGGCTAAATGAGGAACACCTGTGACAGTAAGCAGATGCGATATCAGATATCGGCGGACAGCTTCAACATTGCCCGGGCTTCATAGACGGGACTGTAAGGCCAATATGTAGACCTTCTGTTAACCAAAAACTCGTCTACAGTGGACACAAACGAGTGCATGGCCTTAAATTCCAATCTGTAGTAATACCAAACGGGTTGATTGCCAATATGTATGGCCATATAGAGGCAAAACGTCATGATTATGAAATGTTAAGAATGAGCGAACTTCTGCTTAAACTTGAGCAGTACATGACAATGCCCGACGGTACGGTTCTCTCTCTATATGGCGACTTTGCCTATCCTTTGCGTGTACATCTTATTACGCCATTCAAAGGAGCCATACTCAGCGACCAGGAGAGGATTTTTAACGGTAGAATGTCAAAACCTCGCTCAAGTGTTGAGTGGACTTTTTGGAAAAATTCTCTCTCTGTTTGCTTTTGTTGATTATAAGAAAAACCAAAAGCTGTTCTTACAACCTGTGGCGAAATATTATCTAGTGGCCTCTTTGCTCACCAACTGCCTTACTTGTTTGTACGGCAGTGTGACCAGTGAATATTTCTATCTTTCACCCCCTGCACTCGAGGATATATGTCATGATCTGTATATTTTGCCAATCCGGGGTGTAAGGAGATTTGATGATAGCTTGAATCCAAATTGTTGCAACAATTTTTCATGGTGACTGTAAATGCGTAATAGATACTTgcattaaaatacatataagtAAAAACATTGTGAAATTTATTGTTCCTGAACTAGTGTTGAGacacaaaaaaagtaaattgtttaaagctACACACGCTGCCATTTTACTATATCAagacaaattaaaatgtttagaaaaaaaactacgTAGAGTTAACACTTTTGggaaatttatacatttttgttcaattctGTTTAAAAGTTATCAActttatattacaataaaatatgtatctTTGGACGATTGGCCCCACGTCGAGATCTTTGCAGCTATCTTTTTAATTGTCTAATAAAATATGGGGAAAAATGACATAGTGCTAAAAAATGAATATGCTATATGCTTACAATGCACATAGTTTTCGATTATGTAAACTTTAGTAAGCAAAATTAAGCAacacaaaatatacattgtaattaaaCACAAGGTTTCTCCTTACGACAATCGATACAAACACGTTTTTCAATGTATTGATTGTATTAGtagtttcattttcattctatctcacttttcaaaaattatttattttggtcGCGTATAaagctttaaaagaaattaacttgcatgtaatttatttattcagacATTTGGAAAACAGCTCAAACATTAATTTCGACTGCTGTTTTTCCATTTTAAGCTTTTGGAGCCTTTCCTGTTTTTCAAGCTCAAACCGCTCTTTTTCTAAATTTAACTGTTTGCGACGAAGCGCAAGCTAATCTTCCTTTGACGTCTTTCAAGTTCcgccttttctttaaaaaatgacataactGATGCTGATTTCTTTGGCATTTTCTTCAGGTTTTCGTCTGATATAacagttttatttgtaattaattGACTAAAAGCAAAGACAATCAATACAATGTACAACACCCAGATCTAGCAAAGATATACCAATTTActgaacttatacatgtattatgctgaATGATTAATCATGATAAAGTaatctctctccctctctctctctctctctctctctcttatccCACTTACCACTTTTTGAGGGTGTCAAATTGTCAAGAGCACGTTTCCGATATCTTTGCACAGAACCTCTTCTTTAGTAGCTTTTTATTTGTCATCTTTCTTTTTCTCCTCTTCATCATTTGCCAGGTCTAAGATTTCGTCAAGGAGAATTTCCTTTTCGCCATACACTTCATCTACACCCGACctgagtaaatatttaaaaatgtcatttttctgTTTAACAATCCTTTGTCCtcaagttaattttttgttacaTAACACAATGAGTAGTAACTTtcctcaacccccccccccccccaaaaaaaaaaaaaaaaattaaacaaacaaaatctatTGTAATTCCGATAATTATACTTTTTGAGCGATTAACTTTTTGCCTTTCTTCTTTGTTCCATTAGTAGAACGGTCCTCCCCCTCACTCTTTTCGCATCAACACTCATAGGTAAAGCCAACGATATTTCTAGCCATTTCCCTCTGTCCTTAAATGGGTTTCTACTAATGACCTCTCTACAAAGGAGCAGATAATATagctatatgaaaaaaatctaatttcaaCATTCAGCAGTAGAAAAAATATTCTGTATAAAGTCGCGATCGCTTCACAACCTCCTTCTTATCAGACAAGGAAGTTCATACATAATGTACATGAATTTAGGTTGAAAAAagtgtaatacattttttttttttgatggaggttttatttaaagatttttttgaaattgtgaATTATCCTGAACGGTTTAAATTTTGACCCGTTGTATTGTTTTTAGATGGCagtaattaaataataaataactaTATAACTTCGCTAATTATGAGCATAtgtagaggggggggggtggcaaaTATGCctcgcccccccccccgaaaaacaCATATATGCTTTGCAAAAGGGTCTGAAGCGGAAATATTAAAAGCGATATTAAAAATTGCAGTTATAGGTAtatagtccccccccccctccaccccatccccccccccccccactccacCCCcgcacggattaggaatttaaTGATTATGGGAAATTTTCTTTTGGCAGGTATGATTTATTTGTGAGTTAAAGGTATACTAcgttatcccccccccccccgagggattaagaatttcatgattttggaaattaGGTTTTTTGggggcttgtcaagatttctgatgattatTGTAGCCCCCTTCTCTCAATttgccccccctccccccccccccccccccacacgcGGAAAAATTTTCTAGATCTGCGCATGCTAATATTTACAAAATCTAATGTTCAAATGCATTCTTACAGTAACATTTTTATGTCGTCCTGTTCAGAAAACCCAAATTGTTCCTTTTCTCCCAGAATCCATATTCTGCAAAAAATATTCctaatattcaaaacaattagttagtctttaaaatgatatcacattttatttgattaatatttttgtgtgtgtCAATTGATATGATATGACCCTCTgtccccacccccccccctcccttttcCAACTACATTTCACACTTTCAAAAATCCTAGATACAAATTCCATCAACATTACAGATAcacaattaatcaaataattcataaataaagcATTAATTGACTATTTCTGTATTTACGGGTCATACAATTGTATTATGATATGAAAGGCGATTGATGATTTTTAAGGCCTCTCGGTGCAGTTTTGTGACctgaatttatttaaataacttgtaaaaaatggcgaatttcTACTCAATCTACATGCATATGAAGTTTAACAATCTATTTAATGCATCACAAGAACATATTCATTCATCAATtagattatttttattgtaaaaactaCAAGTTTGTACTTACGTGTAGTCAGCACTCTACAAGTTTAGAGAACGCGTAGAAACGTTGTCTTCACAAAAAGTGATGACGTAATACGCGAAGAATTTAGGTGATTCCCCTAGTACACGTACACGTCTGTATCATTTTTGTCTCAATACAATGttatgaacataaaaaaaatataaatgatatgaCTTTATATATCTCATTAGAAAATACGTACCAACGAGCATAACAGATTTTCagataaacacatttacaaTTACACTATACACGCATGCACATAATCTAAGTTTCAATTGGAACTTGTTTAACAACTTTAATTAGCAGACCGGAAATCGTGCACTCAAAgttatatgcataaaaaagtatatatattttttgcgaGAATGAAAGACATTCAATAATTGAATAACACACCTAGCTTACATTGTTGACCTTTGTAACCAGGTTTACACACCTGACAGGTGCCCGTTTCTTTGTGACAGTACTGACAATTTACATCCGGGCAAGGCAAGGAGTTGTTAGATCCATAACATCCGGTAACAGGACATCCTTtgaaaaaatgatgattttttatgaacattgtacctttttttttaaatataatattttatttatattcagtgaataattctacatgtatttgtgtttgcAATGGAAATTTGTGACGTTCATTGTCCACTCACACACGTCAAGCCTGATCCAGACGTATAAGCACAAGTAAACGTCATCATGTGTTTTGAATTGATATACTATTATTAAAGTTAATGACACGTTCACTCTTACTTTAACAATTGATAATGttctttgaaaagtaattgttaaattatatCTTTCCTATTTCAAAAAGAGATTTCCCTGCAAAAATTCTAGCATTCTACTTTTTATAATCGGAAGCGCGGTACCAAGCATGTTTTTATTGATGTCATTTATTATTCTTGTCACTGCAAAGAGCGTAGGTAAGGGCCAGAAGGGTGCAAAACAATGTAACGTTATAAGGACTTTTTTAGATTAGGGACGAGCAAAACTGCCCTGTATAAAATTTGATTCTAAAACACATTACATACATGAATTTATATCTATAAATCTGTGGAAAgataaaattgtgaattttgtaaaaatcaaagaatAATGCACAGGTAACCTAATGGTAGAATGTATTTGACACTCAAAGCATGAGAAAAATAGACAAACGGGTGCTTCTAAATGCAAAACACACATTCATTTTTAGGCTACTCCTAACAGCAGAATGATAATAAATCAGCCATTTTAATATCTGTGCATTTTCAAGAGCAAGTCCTTAGGAATCGCTTAATACTAATTTcagggtacattcgccagctttttaaagagctataTTACCCGCtgaaaaataactctttttttcattatttgctTATGAACTTAGTAGTATTTCTTAACttatctctatatatataaCTGTGTTTTGCCTGCAAAAAATGCAGTTGACTGATAAACAAGTCATGAAGACCAATGCCATTTACACGTTGATGACTTTCAAGTAATCTAcattgttttatacaatatacgTTTAACACTAATGTCTTGCAAATGTTTGCTtcgtacacatgtaagaataaTATCTAATATGCATTTTTTGTACTGTAATagacttacatgtaatatgaccTGTAATGTTTTTATCTATAATCAGAAAACATAGATGTTGAACATACCTTAACAATCCATTTCAAAATATGTGACGCATTATTGAAAAACCGTAAAAACCAAATACAATCATTGAAGAAACTGGGAACACTTACCATATACTTCAACCTCACATAAATTGTTTATAACAGAATAATGGTAATTATCAGGGTAGTTAACGCCACGAAGTCTCTCATTGTAGTAGATAATATATTGTCCATGAACAGGACAGGTTGTTGTAAACACGGCAGGTATAGTTTCAAGGGTGAAATTGTCGTCCTTGAAACACAGTAATCCCGTTTCTTTATCCGTTGTATTAGAGACATACACAGAGAATCCGAGTGCAGACTTTGCATTTTCATTCGAAGCTCCtgtaacaaaaaaatgttagaaCCAAAGATAACAAAGTATGATGTGAAATACGACCCCTAGTAAATTTGCAACAAAGATAAATTTTCGAATATCTCGTTATATTTTGCATGCACTTAGTTCATTTTTGCGTGCACTTAGTCTTTGATACGTGGTTAGGTTAAGACAACCCCGAGTTGATTGTAGatataatgattatttatttatgtttatttaaattaatgataacAATGCTATATAAATTATCAATACTGAGTGAATGTGTTTACtaagaaattatatttatgcCTCGGAATCCAGGCGCTTTAAGAAACTGTTGTGCCATAGTGTCACATGAAAAGTAAAACTcatttttttaccttaacaaaaaataacactacCCCGAAATTCATTACAAGGTATGAAGCAGTAGATAagataatttgtttgaaaagtatgcatacaagaacaggacaatgcctttttaataaCTCATAACAACTGTCGAACTGCGTAGCTACAgccttattttgaagatttaaaatctgaaaaaatatgttctgagtgattaaaaagacattgtcctgttcttgtatgcatacttttcaaacaaaatggcgGGTAGaacttttggcaacatttttgacTAGTTTCGGGGGAAAACAAGCCAGTTCAGGAAATGTTTGCATGTTTATCCTTAAATGTACTAGATGGCCCATATCCTCTTTAAACGATCTGCTTAATTCCTTCATATTCATATCGTCTATTGTACCAATGTCCACGCATTTAGTCGCTGGTATTCAGGTCACAaatcataataaaattattatttcatcatAGAGGTCAGACCTGATCAGGATATTCAGTATAATCGattatattaaatcattaatgatgcgtttataattattaaaaaaaaataattaaagcaaCCCTAATCAGGATGTGCCATATGTAGtcactttttttaattataaaatcacGGCTGGTTGTTTTGTTAGGAATATATCCATCttcatatatttgttttttagaaGTTTAAAGGTTAAAGCCCAGCAGTTAGTTCCATACATACATGCAAGGTATATTGATATAagcttatttttttcaattcttaaaACTGTCATAGCAAagttacatgtacctacatCTTAAATGACAACCGCCTTTGATTAACTTATGGcgcaaatcaaatttcaaattgaatttaTCTTCAATTTGGATCACTTCTTccgttaaaaaaaacataaaattttgaaGAAGTGTATGGTGATAcattaacataaaaaacaacatcATAAAAAcagttattgttaaaaaaaactatacccCATGGTTTGTTGTCCGTCATAAAGTAGATTGATATATTTTGGATGTTGTGAGTGGTCGTTAAGTTCACCCACCAGGTGGCGGTTTCACGGGCACCTGAAAGGACACACTGACCACCATTCCTAGTCAGGTCTGACCTCTTCCCGTCAACGGCATTGCTGGCATCACCTACGTTGCCAGTTTGAAAAAAGGGATTCTGTTGGTATGCTGGCTTGTTTAAGGCGACATTTACTGTAACGATAAttagtttaaaactgaaaatgttatatatttaagaaCAAATGATGTATATCGGGATATAAATACGTGCTGgttacataacattttataacGTAGCAGCTCATAATCGATAACATTcctctttttagctcacctgaactgaagGTTTAAGTTAGCTTCTCTTATCACATGTTGTCCGTACATCCGTTTATCCATCTGTCTgcctgtccgtctgtaaacttttcacatttttgactttttctttGAATCAAGTGGGCCAAATTTCACACAAAACCTTGTTTGTTTATTGAATATTCTAAATTGTATAAATCGTGACCCTCCAACCAAAATGGTCCTTAGTCGGGGTTCAAAATTAAACATAGGAATGAgtagggaaaatgtttaaacaatttttggtCTCAAGGACTACTGCACCAGAAAAGCCAATAATTACAGAGAAGCTtgtttatatagtgaaaattttaaattgtaaaaatcgtgacccttggACCAacactggggccccaggcggggttcaaagtttaacatagaaatacgtaggaaaaatgttaaaaattttcttctcaagaaccactgcaccagaaatgccaatatgtACTTAAGAGCTTGTATATTTAGTGGGAAAATAGTGTCCCCCTTCCGGACAAAATGAAGGCCCAAGGTTGGGTTCAACATATACatgcattgaattttttttttaaattctccaTTCCAaaattacaatgcttcaatttgtgagattactatgcaagcatctttaaatgatgtaaaatcTAAATCATTAAAGCTGTGACAGTCGGACTAATAATGAGGCCCCatgaggggttcaaagtttattatGGAACTATATATTATAGAAAATGCTTAAAACATTTCTTTCCTGGAACTACAAAGCTAAAGTTGAGATTACTGTGCAAGCATCATAAGATAGTgttgattctaaattgttaaagtcAACCATTAACCACGGACCAATACTGCGGTCCAAGAAAAGGGTTcatagtttaaaatagaaaaagtttATGCGacgaaatagaatgttacaaaAGGTACTGTTGtttaggtgagcgatgtggcccaagggcctcttgtttgtaatTGTTCAGTCCCTGAAACGTTATACTTTCCCACTTAACTTGTCATAACAGCATTTCACTGAAGCTTCActtcaaaacatggctgaggcaaaataattTCCGAATTccccctttaattttttttatgcgctgaaaaacaatgtgttagGGGTTTAACTATAATTtatcccagttttgtaataatgcgaggtcatttgaattttttgtgcGTGTTGTTTCCAAAGGGGGGTTAAACAGCCCATGTTTAACTCCGAGGTAAACCATGCTATTTTGAACAAAGGTTctccctttttttttataaattgtatgaaataatggcGTTTTCTCTACGCCAtccccccagaggcagggtcaTCGAAATTTTGGAAACATAATTTATGGGGTCCACACGATAtcaattaatttgcgtcattttatacattttcatacatcacttgtcaatttaaaaccaaacaaTCACTGAAAACGAAAACActgtgtaaatgcatacagtataattttgatcatattttcataaatggcACCGTGTACACTGTTACTACTACACTGGTGTTAAAATACGCTTATAACTTGAatgaaatgagtagatatctgcattttttttagtcacacaacaaaATGACTATTACACAAtttaataatgttaattttgcAATAACagaaaatgagttatattgcacgGCTGATGCAAAAAAATTCCCGAATTCCcttttgaatttggggcgtttggGCACGCAACAAGAGATGCTTTTTtatgagctgaaaaacaatgtgtaacaGGTTCaaccaca encodes:
- the LOC136269965 gene encoding uncharacterized protein isoform X1; translated protein: MTWMLYITLVEVCHRYVNVALNKPAYQQNPFFQTGNVGDASNAVDGKRSDLTRNGGQCVLSGARETATWWVNLTTTHNIQNISIYFMTDNKPWGASNENAKSALGFSVYVSNTTDKETGLLCFKDDNFTLETIPAVFTTTCPVHGQYIIYYNERLRGVNYPDNYHYSVINNLCEVEVYGCPVTGCYGSNNSLPCPDVNCQYCHKETGTCQVCKPGYKGQQCKLECETGKYGVNCSKSCGNCHNEPQCHNVDGSCTDGCSAGYRGSLCTERKYNFTINTCLYHLTFLNFYLRCLRFPFGFTFLILHDNQCFTFCH
- the LOC136269965 gene encoding uncharacterized protein isoform X2; its protein translation is MTWMLYITLVEVCHRYVNVALNKPAYQQNPFFQTGNVGDASNAVDGKRSDLTRNGGQCVLSGARETATWWVNLTTTHNIQNISIYFMTDNKPWGASNENAKSALGFSVYVSNTTDKETGLLCFKDDNFTLETIPAVFTTTCPVHGQYIIYYNERLRGVNYPDNYHYSVINNLCEVEVYGCPVTGCYGSNNSLPCPDVNCQYCHKETGTCQVCKPGYKGQQCKLERSLVETHLRTEGNG